The following are from one region of the Phycisphaerae bacterium genome:
- the istA gene encoding IS21 family transposase: MLHPAKDLDRLSRTSWRGDAHGTPRLRALREAGRTLDEIAEAVGVGKSTVQRVLKEAPITSAESAPTPKSRRIGRPSRVEGLRGEVERILEAEPALPTVEVLSRLRSLGYTGGKSAVYELVKAMRPPAQQGPEVRFEGMPGEFSQHDFGCVNVSYADGSGEKIHFFASRLKYSRWTHVVTVPDERVESLIRALLQGFASFEGVPLRVVFDNPKTVVIGQINGAPEWNPTFAHVPVDYGFGIELCTPRRANQKGSVENLVGWVKGSFFKVRRFHDRQDLEQQLVAWLEEVNLRRPNRATNQVPMERMDAERARLSPMAIPAAEYPLRIAVTVRTTGFVEYERIRYSMPPAALGIPATLFLYPDKVRIVARNGCEAEHPRRPVVGNTSYCSEHRVARLAAIHGERARLYQKRQEILELGPPAEKLLTEWVHHPRMNWKDQVEQLHDLLLSHGPQQTLQAIEDVLLNGHYHVKAIAWVLNQPLIPALTWEGRS; this comes from the coding sequence ATCCTGCATCCTGCCAAGGATCTGGACAGGCTGTCCAGAACTTCTTGGCGTGGAGACGCTCATGGGACTCCAAGGCTACGGGCGTTACGGGAGGCGGGGCGCACGCTGGACGAGATCGCCGAGGCGGTCGGAGTGGGGAAGAGCACGGTACAGCGTGTTCTGAAGGAGGCCCCGATCACGAGTGCGGAGTCGGCCCCGACGCCGAAGTCGCGGCGGATCGGGCGGCCGAGCCGGGTAGAGGGGCTGCGAGGCGAGGTGGAACGGATTCTGGAAGCGGAGCCGGCGTTGCCGACGGTGGAGGTGCTCAGCCGGTTGCGTTCGCTGGGTTACACCGGCGGCAAGTCGGCGGTTTACGAGTTGGTCAAGGCGATGCGGCCTCCGGCTCAGCAGGGTCCGGAGGTTCGGTTCGAAGGTATGCCGGGGGAGTTCAGCCAGCACGATTTCGGTTGCGTGAACGTCTCCTACGCGGACGGCTCGGGGGAGAAGATTCACTTCTTCGCCTCGCGATTGAAGTACTCCCGCTGGACCCACGTGGTCACGGTTCCGGACGAGCGGGTCGAGTCGCTGATCCGGGCGTTGCTCCAAGGCTTCGCGTCCTTCGAGGGCGTACCGCTTCGAGTGGTTTTCGACAATCCCAAGACGGTGGTGATCGGCCAGATTAACGGTGCCCCCGAGTGGAACCCCACCTTCGCTCACGTGCCGGTGGACTACGGTTTCGGCATCGAGTTGTGCACGCCGCGACGGGCCAATCAGAAGGGATCGGTCGAGAACCTGGTCGGCTGGGTGAAGGGCAGTTTCTTCAAGGTCCGCCGCTTCCACGACCGCCAGGATCTCGAACAACAACTCGTCGCGTGGCTGGAGGAGGTGAACCTGCGCCGCCCCAACCGGGCCACGAACCAGGTTCCCATGGAACGAATGGATGCCGAACGAGCCCGGCTCTCACCGATGGCCATTCCGGCGGCCGAGTACCCATTGCGGATCGCGGTGACGGTGCGAACCACGGGCTTCGTGGAGTACGAGCGGATCCGGTACTCCATGCCCCCGGCGGCGCTGGGTATTCCGGCGACGTTGTTCCTGTATCCCGACAAGGTACGGATCGTGGCCCGCAACGGCTGTGAGGCGGAGCATCCCCGGCGCCCGGTGGTGGGCAACACGTCGTATTGCAGCGAGCACCGGGTTGCCCGGCTGGCCGCGATCCACGGTGAGCGGGCCAGACTCTACCAGAAACGGCAGGAAATCCTGGAATTGGGCCCGCCGGCGGAGAAGCTGCTGACCGAGTGGGTCCACCATCCCCGGATGAACTGGAAGGATCAGGTTGAGCAGCTTCATGACCTCCTGTTGAGCCATGGTCCCCAGCAGACGCTCCAGGCCATTGAGGACGTGCTGCTCAATGGGCATTACCACGTCAAGGCGATCGCCTGGGTTCTGAATCAGCCGCTCATTCCAGCTCTCACCTGGGAGGGCCGGTCATGA
- the istB gene encoding IS21-like element helper ATPase IstB: protein MTTTLPSSWTPEAIDLDGLLRRLHLPTIRRLYPELENRAEAEEMSYRDYLALLVSEEVAHRTETRIQRATRKAKFPFLKTIEEFDFKLQTAVRLSLLGSYLGPELVSEGRCLILGGSVGTGKTHLSISVAYRAIQNGYDACFITAAELIDELSAAAGKGRLREALTPYLQTHVLVIDEVGYLTYCPDAANVLFQVVNHRYLHKRPMLFTTNKPLNQWGRVLHDTDLAEAITDRVLERGRFIQLRGPSYRTRHLKGAEKEGEPVNA, encoded by the coding sequence ATGACCACGACGTTACCTTCATCATGGACCCCCGAGGCGATCGACCTGGACGGGTTGCTCCGGCGTCTGCACCTGCCGACCATTCGCCGGCTGTATCCCGAGTTGGAGAATCGGGCCGAGGCGGAGGAGATGAGCTACCGCGACTATCTGGCCCTGCTGGTCAGTGAGGAAGTCGCCCACCGGACGGAGACCCGCATTCAGCGGGCCACCCGGAAGGCGAAGTTCCCGTTCCTGAAAACGATCGAGGAGTTCGACTTCAAGCTTCAGACGGCCGTACGGCTGTCGCTGCTGGGCAGCTATCTCGGCCCGGAACTGGTCAGCGAAGGCCGCTGCCTGATTCTCGGGGGCAGCGTGGGAACCGGGAAAACGCATCTGTCCATTAGCGTCGCCTACCGTGCCATCCAGAACGGCTACGACGCCTGCTTCATCACCGCCGCGGAGCTGATCGACGAACTCTCCGCCGCGGCCGGCAAGGGCCGACTGCGCGAGGCGCTGACGCCGTACCTGCAGACCCATGTTCTGGTCATCGACGAGGTGGGCTATCTGACCTATTGTCCGGACGCGGCCAACGTGCTGTTCCAGGTGGTCAACCATCGTTACCTGCACAAGCGGCCGATGCTGTTCACCACCAACAAGCCGTTGAACCAATGGGGGCGGGTGCTGCACGATACCGACCTGGCGGAAGCGATCACCGATCGGGTCCTGGAGCGCGGGCGGTTCATCCAGCTTCGCGGTCCGTCGTACCGTACGCGGCATCTGAAGGGTGCTGAAAAGGAAGGAGAACCGGTGAATGCATGA